In a genomic window of Microterricola viridarii:
- a CDS encoding serine hydrolase domain-containing protein, with translation MSEQLDAALAQAMQWSAASGAVAGVWAPWAGEWTSAQGVTMADGKVPVSTDMHFRSAASERSMACTVMLRLADAGQLEVSDLVADLLPGLPGIDGITLGQLCQGTAGLADYTTQFGSIFVNNPKRNWSDMELVSAGLASTATAPGAIWQDSATATALLGMALSAHTGMGWAELYQQYVFGPLGLAQTSLPDNGRLDIRAPSPHGYAAAVNPDGTRDCSVVLDETRLSPSQGGAAGGVVSNLEDLKTWSQALADGRLLSGRSTKAQLATIPLGGDAPSWQGYGLGVQKIGPLLGQDGEVPGFLTAAYSDPSTGLTVVVMLNNSTAGKGFAQQLAMQLASIGSKAPAPGNASTPLIELPWSVEQTAAALQSGAVCQAPAEAPAEAPAE, from the coding sequence GTGAGCGAGCAGCTCGATGCCGCGCTCGCCCAGGCGATGCAGTGGTCGGCGGCATCCGGTGCCGTCGCCGGTGTGTGGGCTCCGTGGGCCGGCGAGTGGACGAGTGCGCAGGGCGTGACGATGGCAGACGGCAAGGTGCCCGTCTCCACCGACATGCACTTCCGCAGCGCTGCCAGCGAGCGCTCGATGGCCTGCACGGTGATGCTGCGCCTGGCGGATGCCGGCCAGCTCGAGGTCAGCGACCTCGTCGCCGACCTCTTGCCAGGACTGCCCGGCATCGACGGCATCACCCTCGGCCAGCTCTGCCAGGGCACGGCGGGTCTCGCCGACTACACGACGCAGTTCGGCAGCATCTTCGTGAACAACCCGAAGCGCAACTGGTCGGACATGGAGCTCGTCTCGGCCGGCCTCGCGTCGACCGCGACGGCGCCGGGCGCCATCTGGCAGGACTCGGCGACGGCGACTGCCTTGCTCGGCATGGCGCTGTCCGCGCACACCGGCATGGGCTGGGCGGAGCTGTACCAGCAGTACGTGTTCGGCCCGCTCGGGCTCGCCCAGACGAGCCTGCCAGACAACGGCAGGCTCGACATCCGCGCCCCCTCGCCGCACGGCTACGCGGCCGCGGTGAATCCGGACGGCACCCGCGACTGCTCCGTTGTGCTCGACGAGACGCGGCTCTCGCCCTCGCAGGGCGGGGCGGCCGGCGGCGTCGTCTCGAATCTGGAAGACCTGAAGACCTGGTCGCAGGCGCTCGCGGACGGCCGGCTGTTGAGCGGCCGGTCGACGAAGGCCCAGCTGGCCACGATCCCGCTCGGCGGCGACGCGCCCTCCTGGCAGGGCTACGGCCTCGGCGTGCAGAAGATCGGCCCCCTGCTCGGGCAGGACGGCGAGGTGCCCGGGTTCCTGACCGCGGCGTACAGCGACCCGAGCACGGGTCTCACCGTGGTCGTCATGCTCAACAACTCCACCGCGGGCAAGGGATTCGCCCAGCAGCTCGCGATGCAGCTGGCGTCGATCGGGTCGAAGGCGCCGGCCCCCGGCAACGCCAGCACGCCGCTGATCGAGCTGCCCTGGTCGGTCGAACAGACTGCCGCCGCGCTGCAGTCCGGCGCTGTCTGCCAGGCGCCAGCCGAAGCGCCGGCGGAGGCCCCCGCCGAGTAG
- a CDS encoding flotillin family protein — protein sequence MFDFWFGPIPGIIGAVVFVLIIALIYSKTLYKNAGPDEALIITGKRSKKTIVDGQARETSGQRIVVGQGVFITPFFQKVHKLELRSRAIEVTALAQDRNGVTITVDAVAIVKVGEEHGSILAAAQRFLGQDKNIDSFAQEVLSGSLRASIGATDVMTIIQRRDELGATVLSTARESLANQGLDVDSFEIKGITDDNNYINDIGRAEQAKVRAAAEVAEAASQREARQAAIAAEQAVAEAEATLALRRAALKLDTDRAAAESEAARPLAEATAQQNIIQQQELTAQKRAQLKKAELESEVNAVADAESYRIRVTAEAEAAAAVAAANSSRDSRVAAAEAVRVEGEAEAGAILARGKAEAEATRLSAEALAQQSDALIQLRMIESLPLIAHELAAPMGNIDQLTVISNDGASQLSKNVASGFSEVDAVLKSTMGVGVRDLLSSVVSGAVGGAAGGALTAGRGRAESVGTVTAKKQAPAAPAPARAEPELVAPELVTQPRTPAAPKAAPAQAATPAQAPAAAPAAAPAPVATPVAAAAPFAAPVAPTSAPASAPVDPVVAQAIAAAETVVAQQVQATGSAPAPTRATLDAFAAEHGIDPVLAGQILNRVSAKFKAGRAK from the coding sequence GTGTTCGACTTCTGGTTCGGCCCCATTCCGGGCATCATCGGCGCCGTCGTCTTCGTGCTGATCATCGCCCTTATCTACAGCAAGACCCTGTACAAGAATGCCGGCCCAGACGAAGCCCTGATCATCACCGGTAAGCGGTCGAAGAAGACCATCGTCGACGGGCAGGCGCGCGAGACATCCGGCCAGCGCATCGTCGTTGGCCAGGGCGTCTTCATCACCCCGTTCTTCCAGAAGGTGCACAAGCTCGAGCTGCGCTCGCGCGCCATCGAGGTGACGGCCCTCGCCCAGGACCGCAACGGTGTCACGATCACCGTGGACGCGGTCGCCATCGTCAAGGTCGGCGAGGAGCACGGCTCGATCCTGGCCGCCGCCCAGCGCTTCCTCGGCCAGGACAAGAACATCGACTCCTTCGCCCAGGAGGTGCTCTCCGGCTCGCTGCGCGCCTCGATCGGCGCCACCGACGTGATGACGATCATCCAGCGTCGCGACGAGCTCGGCGCGACGGTGCTCTCCACCGCCCGCGAGTCGCTCGCCAATCAGGGCCTGGACGTCGACTCCTTCGAGATCAAGGGCATCACCGACGACAACAACTACATCAACGACATCGGTCGCGCGGAGCAGGCCAAGGTGCGCGCCGCCGCCGAGGTGGCCGAGGCCGCCTCGCAGCGCGAGGCCCGCCAGGCCGCCATCGCCGCCGAGCAGGCCGTCGCAGAGGCGGAGGCCACGCTGGCCCTGCGCCGGGCCGCGCTCAAGCTCGACACCGACCGCGCCGCCGCCGAGTCCGAGGCGGCCCGCCCGCTGGCCGAGGCGACCGCGCAGCAGAACATCATCCAGCAGCAGGAGCTCACCGCGCAGAAGCGCGCGCAGCTGAAGAAGGCCGAGCTGGAGTCCGAGGTGAACGCGGTGGCGGATGCCGAGAGCTACCGGATCCGGGTCACCGCCGAGGCCGAGGCCGCCGCGGCGGTCGCCGCCGCCAACTCCTCGCGTGACTCCCGAGTCGCCGCGGCCGAGGCCGTGCGCGTGGAGGGCGAGGCGGAGGCCGGCGCCATCCTGGCTCGCGGAAAGGCAGAGGCCGAGGCGACGCGCCTGTCGGCCGAGGCCCTCGCCCAGCAGTCCGATGCACTGATCCAGCTGCGCATGATCGAGTCGCTGCCGCTGATCGCCCACGAGCTGGCCGCCCCGATGGGCAACATCGACCAGCTCACCGTCATCTCCAACGACGGCGCATCGCAGCTGTCCAAGAACGTGGCGAGCGGCTTCAGCGAGGTCGACGCCGTGCTCAAGTCCACGATGGGTGTCGGCGTGCGCGACCTGCTGAGCTCCGTGGTCAGCGGCGCCGTCGGCGGCGCGGCGGGCGGCGCCCTCACCGCCGGGCGCGGCCGGGCCGAGTCCGTCGGCACGGTCACCGCGAAGAAGCAGGCTCCGGCTGCCCCGGCGCCCGCCCGCGCAGAACCCGAGCTGGTCGCGCCCGAGCTGGTCACACAGCCGCGCACCCCCGCCGCCCCGAAGGCGGCCCCGGCTCAGGCAGCGACCCCGGCGCAGGCCCCCGCCGCGGCTCCGGCAGCGGCTCCGGCCCCGGTGGCCACGCCGGTTGCGGCCGCGGCGCCCTTTGCGGCGCCCGTCGCGCCGACATCCGCGCCCGCATCGGCTCCCGTCGACCCCGTGGTTGCGCAGGCGATCGCCGCGGCCGAGACCGTCGTGGCCCAGCAGGTGCAGGCGACCGGCAGCGCCCCGGCGCCGACCCGTGCGACGCTGGACGCCTTCGCCGCCGAGCACGGCATCGACCCGGTTCTGGCCGGCCAGATCCTCAACCGGGTGAGCGCCAAATTCAAGGCCGGCCGCGCGAAGTAG
- a CDS encoding DUF7882 family protein — MGSLVYGAGTKYEMDDRTLAHVKIAVGGKLRRQESFYLSWVIPSSAGSGRVSIWLSPAIPLQFHFSTPTAPQLNRVWVKALEMTAMSDRGMVVLPENEADDYIRDHPPTLLTP; from the coding sequence ATGGGATCCCTGGTGTACGGCGCGGGAACGAAATACGAGATGGACGATCGCACGCTCGCCCATGTCAAGATCGCCGTCGGCGGAAAACTCCGCCGCCAGGAGTCGTTCTACCTGAGCTGGGTGATTCCGTCCTCGGCCGGGTCCGGGCGCGTCAGCATCTGGCTGTCGCCCGCGATCCCGCTGCAGTTCCACTTCTCGACCCCGACGGCCCCACAACTGAACCGCGTCTGGGTGAAGGCGCTGGAGATGACCGCGATGAGCGACCGCGGCATGGTGGTGCTGCCGGAGAACGAGGCCGACGACTACATCCGCGACCACCCGCCGACCCTGCTGACCCCCTGA
- a CDS encoding DUF7882 family protein has translation MGEIIYGAGESYEFDDRALAHVQEAVGAKLRRQEAFYLSWRQPDGTPEQRVSLWLAPSIALQFHYLGSRTPTLNPSWLRAMELSATGDGGMFVLDEQDAEAYLASRRRPEVI, from the coding sequence GTGGGCGAGATCATCTACGGAGCCGGCGAGAGCTATGAGTTCGATGACCGCGCGCTGGCCCATGTCCAGGAGGCGGTCGGGGCGAAGCTGCGCCGGCAGGAGGCCTTCTATCTGAGCTGGCGGCAGCCAGACGGCACCCCGGAGCAGCGGGTCAGCCTCTGGCTCGCGCCCTCGATTGCCCTGCAGTTCCACTATCTCGGCAGCCGCACCCCCACCCTCAACCCCTCCTGGCTGCGGGCCATGGAGCTGTCGGCGACCGGCGATGGCGGCATGTTCGTGCTCGACGAGCAGGACGCCGAGGCGTATCTCGCCTCCCGCCGGCGTCCAGAGGTGATCTAG
- a CDS encoding GNAT family N-acetyltransferase produces the protein MTLSPPRSAGAPPDSRPWGATLPSLQLSERDVLAPRRMPVALAPWISTDRLLLRPHSPRDAEAWFRIQSDPETVRYLAWPPRSREESRTHLAKRTTHTVLEHADDFLALAVERDGVLIGDVSMHLRVVAAAEREVEAGWLLDRHQAGRGYAFEAAGALLSFAFTEVRARRASAVIHEHNVRSLALAERLGFERWSRRDGRWRLVVTEPMLQRALANRRGHVRATRREDAQRNPNEISITHR, from the coding sequence ATGACACTCAGCCCGCCCCGGAGCGCCGGCGCACCCCCCGACAGCCGGCCGTGGGGCGCCACCCTGCCCAGCCTGCAGCTCTCGGAGCGCGACGTGCTTGCTCCTCGGCGGATGCCGGTGGCGCTCGCGCCGTGGATCAGCACGGATCGCCTGCTGCTGCGCCCCCACAGCCCGCGCGACGCCGAGGCCTGGTTCCGCATCCAGTCGGACCCGGAGACGGTGCGCTACCTCGCCTGGCCGCCGCGCAGCCGCGAGGAGTCGCGCACGCATTTGGCCAAGCGCACCACGCACACCGTGCTCGAGCACGCCGACGACTTCCTCGCGCTGGCGGTGGAGCGTGACGGCGTGCTGATCGGCGACGTCTCGATGCACCTGCGGGTGGTGGCGGCCGCGGAGCGCGAGGTGGAGGCGGGCTGGCTGCTTGACCGGCACCAGGCCGGCCGCGGCTACGCCTTCGAGGCGGCCGGCGCCCTGCTCAGCTTCGCGTTCACGGAGGTGCGGGCGCGGCGCGCCTCAGCCGTCATCCACGAGCACAACGTCCGCTCTCTGGCGCTGGCCGAGCGGCTCGGCTTCGAGCGGTGGTCCCGGCGAGATGGCCGCTGGCGCCTCGTCGTCACGGAGCCCATGCTGCAGCGCGCGCTCGCGAACCGGCGAGGCCACGTTCGAGCCACTCGACGCGAGGATGCGCAACGAAATCCGAATGAAATTTCGATAACACACAGGTGA
- a CDS encoding response regulator transcription factor: MTATARRRAVLARLPRLHRADGSPIRVLLVDDEPSLTSLVSLALGYEGWLVDVAENGQDALARYRGNVPDVVVLDIMLPDTDGLEVLRRIRELGHGTPTLFLTARDSIDDRIIGLTAGGDDYMTKPFSLEELVARLRGLLRRAAEAVSADGEVLVVGTLVLDERSYEVTRDDRPIALTTTEFELLRFFMRNPRRALTRTQILENVWNYDFSGRASIVDLYVSYLRKKLDAGRPAMLHTVRGVGYLLRPTE, translated from the coding sequence GTGACGGCGACGGCCCGCCGACGCGCCGTCTTGGCGCGCCTGCCGCGCCTGCACCGCGCCGACGGCAGCCCGATTCGGGTGCTGCTCGTCGACGACGAGCCCTCCCTGACCAGCCTCGTCAGCCTGGCCCTCGGCTATGAGGGCTGGCTGGTGGACGTGGCCGAGAACGGCCAAGACGCCCTGGCGCGCTACCGCGGCAATGTGCCGGACGTGGTCGTGCTCGACATCATGCTGCCGGACACCGACGGGCTCGAGGTGCTCCGCCGCATCCGCGAACTCGGCCACGGCACGCCGACCCTCTTCCTCACGGCCCGGGACTCCATCGACGACCGGATCATCGGCCTGACCGCCGGCGGCGACGACTACATGACCAAGCCGTTCAGCCTCGAGGAGCTGGTGGCCCGCCTGCGCGGCCTGCTCAGGCGGGCGGCCGAGGCGGTCTCGGCCGACGGGGAGGTGCTGGTGGTCGGTACCCTCGTGCTCGACGAGCGCAGCTACGAGGTGACCCGCGATGACCGGCCGATCGCTCTGACCACGACCGAGTTCGAGCTGCTGCGATTCTTCATGCGCAACCCGCGGCGGGCGCTCACCCGCACCCAGATCCTCGAGAACGTCTGGAACTACGACTTCTCCGGTCGCGCCAGCATCGTCGACCTCTACGTCTCGTACCTGCGCAAGAAGCTCGACGCCGGCCGGCCCGCCATGCTGCACACGGTGCGCGGTGTCGGCTACCTGCTCAGGCCGACCGAATGA
- a CDS encoding sensor histidine kinase, with translation MSAPSRRRWSLRAQLVAGTAAVLGAALLAVIVVASISLGNTVQAVVGAQLTASMSALEHSVDKYRGNDTRGPELETPQEVAKGFGKPLTDFVGQSTNTLIAIVQDGEVIDASRFGDSGGEALSTEQTQAVAAAAAAGEGTREIDIPSLGHYRVAVASSAPGEYLVAAVPLAFSDAAEAGQVATNVLVALLALAAAVASAAILGKLLFRSMERVVEVAETVSRTPLASGDGGIAVRVDAADADPRSDIGQLGAAMNSLLDHVDDALVARAAADRRMRRFVTDASHELRTPLAAIQGYAELTRQESELLPETTEYSLARIESEAKRMSSLVSQLLLLARLDEGHDLQIEEVDLADLVDTAVNDARASSPEHAWRSEVPEYPVIVLGDRERLHQLVVNLLSNAALHTPAGTTVTAGIRADGASAILLTVRDTGPGIDSALIPVLFERFARADTARTRAAGGTGLGLAIAHSIVEAHGGVITASSSAAGAVFSVRLPGAGDPAAPARA, from the coding sequence ATGAGCGCGCCCAGCCGCCGGCGGTGGAGCCTGCGCGCCCAGCTCGTGGCCGGCACTGCCGCGGTGCTCGGCGCCGCACTGCTGGCCGTGATCGTGGTCGCCAGCATCTCGCTGGGCAACACGGTGCAGGCGGTTGTCGGCGCCCAGCTCACGGCCTCGATGTCGGCGCTGGAGCACTCCGTCGACAAATACCGCGGCAATGACACGCGCGGGCCGGAACTGGAGACCCCGCAGGAGGTGGCCAAGGGCTTCGGCAAGCCGCTGACCGACTTCGTCGGGCAGTCCACCAACACGCTCATCGCCATCGTGCAGGACGGCGAGGTCATCGATGCCAGCCGCTTCGGCGATTCCGGCGGCGAGGCGCTCTCCACCGAGCAGACGCAGGCGGTGGCGGCTGCCGCGGCCGCCGGGGAGGGCACCAGAGAGATCGACATCCCCTCGCTCGGGCACTACCGGGTGGCCGTGGCATCCAGCGCGCCGGGGGAGTACCTCGTCGCGGCCGTGCCGCTGGCCTTCTCCGACGCGGCCGAGGCCGGCCAGGTGGCCACGAACGTGCTCGTGGCGCTGCTCGCGCTCGCCGCGGCGGTGGCCAGCGCCGCCATCCTCGGCAAGCTGCTGTTCCGCTCGATGGAGCGGGTCGTCGAGGTAGCCGAGACGGTGAGCAGAACCCCGCTGGCCTCCGGCGACGGCGGCATCGCGGTGCGGGTTGACGCCGCAGATGCCGACCCGCGCAGCGACATCGGGCAGCTGGGTGCGGCGATGAACAGCCTGCTCGACCACGTCGACGACGCCCTCGTCGCCCGCGCGGCGGCCGACCGGCGCATGCGCCGCTTCGTCACCGATGCCAGCCACGAGCTGCGCACCCCGCTGGCGGCGATCCAGGGCTACGCGGAGCTCACCCGGCAGGAGAGCGAGCTGCTGCCGGAGACCACGGAGTACTCGCTGGCGCGCATCGAGTCGGAGGCGAAGCGGATGAGCTCGCTGGTGTCGCAGCTGCTGCTGCTGGCCCGGCTGGACGAGGGGCACGACCTGCAGATCGAGGAGGTCGACCTGGCCGACCTCGTGGACACGGCGGTGAACGACGCCCGCGCCAGCAGCCCGGAGCACGCGTGGCGCAGTGAGGTGCCGGAGTACCCGGTCATCGTCCTCGGCGACAGGGAGCGCCTGCACCAGCTGGTGGTCAACCTGCTCTCCAACGCCGCGCTGCACACGCCGGCCGGCACGACGGTCACGGCCGGGATCCGGGCGGACGGGGCATCCGCCATCCTGCTCACGGTGCGTGACACGGGCCCGGGCATCGACAGCGCCCTCATCCCAGTGCTCTTCGAGCGGTTCGCGCGCGCCGACACGGCGCGGACGCGCGCGGCGGGCGGGACCGGCCTGGGGCTGGCGATCGCCCACTCCATCGTCGAGGCGCACGGCGGCGTGATCACGGCATCGTCCAGCGCGGCCGGGGCCGTGTTCTCGGTGCGGTTGCCGGGGGCCGGCGATCCGGCCGCCCCGGCTCGCGCCTAG
- a CDS encoding YtxH domain-containing protein codes for MSSPSDDFSNALSDAVGKASDKAEDAVDAAKDKAGDLADSAKRKADDLADSAKRKADDLADSAKRKADDVYDQVRKTVGGAGGNDVIDDTAGFLRRQMRDRPWVVVGAAALVAFALGVSVAGKGKD; via the coding sequence ATGAGTTCGCCAAGCGATGACTTCAGCAATGCCCTCTCCGACGCGGTTGGCAAGGCCTCGGACAAGGCCGAGGACGCCGTGGACGCCGCCAAGGACAAGGCCGGCGACTTGGCAGACAGCGCCAAGCGCAAAGCCGACGACCTGGCCGACAGCGCCAAGCGCAAAGCCGACGACCTCGCCGACAGCGCCAAGCGCAAGGCCGATGACGTGTACGACCAGGTCAGGAAGACCGTCGGCGGCGCGGGCGGCAACGACGTGATCGACGACACGGCCGGGTTCCTCCGCCGTCAGATGCGGGACCGCCCGTGGGTCGTCGTCGGGGCGGCGGCACTGGTCGCCTTCGCCTTGGGCGTCTCGGTGGCCGGCAAGGGCAAGGACTAG
- a CDS encoding Dabb family protein: MIQHTVSFALRHPAGSAEERAFLADAATTLAAIPGVTGFRVSRQLSPASPHRFQFSMDFADEPAYAAYNAHPAHTAFVATRWVPEVESFQELDLAPLL, translated from the coding sequence GTGATCCAACACACCGTGAGCTTTGCCCTGCGCCACCCCGCCGGGTCCGCCGAGGAACGCGCATTCCTCGCGGATGCCGCCACGACCCTGGCCGCGATTCCCGGCGTCACCGGGTTCCGGGTCTCCCGTCAGCTGAGCCCGGCCAGTCCGCATCGCTTCCAGTTCTCGATGGACTTCGCCGACGAGCCCGCCTACGCCGCCTACAACGCCCACCCCGCCCACACCGCGTTCGTCGCGACGCGCTGGGTCCCCGAGGTTGAGTCGTTTCAAGAGCTGGATCTCGCGCCACTCCTCTGA
- a CDS encoding GAP family protein gives MYEVLGDIIPFAVGVALSPLPVIAALLLVMAPVGARGGLAFLAARLLAFAALTAVFAWASDLVDDAAGSTVPAAIARLLLGAALLVWAVLKWRGRPRGDAEGKLPGWMASIDGMAAGAAFRLGLLLTVVNPKEIAFAAGAGFTIGGAFLGAGEMVLAGAVFVVLACASVAAPVLTVAIGGARTAPALAEARSWLVRNNAAVLAIVLLVLGAMLIGSGLSGLG, from the coding sequence ATGTACGAAGTCTTGGGTGACATCATCCCGTTCGCGGTGGGCGTCGCCCTGAGCCCGCTCCCCGTCATCGCGGCCCTGCTGCTCGTGATGGCCCCGGTCGGGGCCCGCGGCGGGCTCGCGTTCCTCGCGGCCAGGCTGCTGGCCTTCGCGGCGCTGACCGCGGTGTTCGCCTGGGCCTCCGACCTCGTCGATGACGCCGCCGGCTCCACCGTGCCCGCGGCGATCGCGCGCCTGCTGCTCGGCGCCGCGCTCCTCGTCTGGGCGGTGCTCAAGTGGCGCGGGCGGCCGCGCGGCGACGCGGAAGGGAAGCTGCCCGGCTGGATGGCCTCGATTGACGGGATGGCGGCCGGCGCGGCCTTCCGCCTCGGGCTCCTGCTGACCGTGGTCAACCCGAAGGAGATCGCCTTCGCCGCCGGCGCCGGCTTCACGATCGGCGGGGCCTTCCTCGGCGCCGGCGAGATGGTGCTCGCCGGCGCGGTGTTCGTGGTGCTGGCCTGCGCGAGCGTCGCGGCGCCGGTGCTCACCGTGGCGATCGGCGGCGCGCGCACCGCGCCGGCGCTGGCCGAGGCGCGCAGCTGGCTGGTGCGCAACAACGCCGCCGTCTTGGCGATCGTGCTGTTGGTGCTCGGCGCCATGCTGATCGGCAGCGGCCTCTCCGGCCTGGGCTGA
- a CDS encoding glycerate kinase — MTAETVVIAPDSFKGTLSAADAARALADGWDSVRPGDELRLMPMADGGEGTLDAFAMAVPGGIRMPVTVQGPDNLPVQAEWLLLPGENGGTGVVELANTSGLTLLDPLRPLDAHTLGFGQAIAAALDHGVHRLLLALGGSSSSDGGAGALTALGAFFTDATGRPIRLGNRGLGQLARARLDGLRPLPPGGAQILSDVDNPLLGPRGAAAVFGPQKGANPDQVEGIESGLRRLARLLPGRTDTPGAGAAGGTGFGLLHWGATILPGAAAVGQAMRLPDAVAAASVVITGEGRFDSQSAAGKVPAHLAGLAADAGIPALLVAGAIEAQSGGFAGALSLTELAGSPAAALAEPAHWLREAGRRLAQSLTDERAGRQ, encoded by the coding sequence GTGACCGCTGAGACTGTCGTGATCGCCCCCGACTCGTTCAAGGGCACCCTGTCGGCCGCGGATGCCGCGCGCGCCCTCGCCGATGGCTGGGACTCCGTGCGCCCGGGCGACGAGCTACGGCTGATGCCGATGGCCGACGGCGGGGAGGGCACGCTCGACGCCTTCGCGATGGCGGTGCCGGGCGGCATCCGCATGCCCGTCACCGTGCAGGGGCCAGACAACCTTCCGGTGCAGGCGGAGTGGCTGCTGCTGCCGGGTGAGAACGGCGGCACCGGCGTCGTCGAGCTCGCCAACACGAGCGGGCTCACCCTGCTCGACCCGCTGCGCCCGCTGGACGCGCACACCCTCGGCTTCGGCCAGGCGATCGCGGCCGCCCTCGACCACGGCGTGCACCGCCTGCTGCTGGCGCTCGGCGGCAGCTCCTCCAGCGACGGCGGTGCCGGCGCGCTCACCGCCCTCGGCGCCTTCTTCACGGATGCCACCGGGCGTCCGATCCGGCTCGGCAACCGCGGCCTCGGCCAGCTGGCGCGGGCCCGCCTGGACGGGCTGCGCCCGCTGCCGCCCGGCGGGGCGCAGATCCTCTCCGACGTCGACAACCCGCTGCTCGGGCCGCGCGGCGCGGCCGCCGTGTTCGGCCCGCAGAAGGGCGCGAACCCCGACCAGGTCGAGGGCATCGAGTCCGGGCTGCGCCGACTGGCCCGGCTGCTGCCCGGCCGGACCGACACCCCCGGCGCGGGCGCTGCGGGCGGAACCGGCTTCGGCCTGCTGCACTGGGGCGCGACGATCCTGCCGGGCGCGGCGGCGGTCGGGCAGGCGATGCGGCTGCCCGATGCCGTGGCCGCGGCCTCCGTCGTCATCACCGGCGAGGGCCGCTTCGACAGCCAATCGGCGGCGGGCAAGGTGCCCGCTCACCTGGCCGGGCTCGCGGCGGATGCCGGCATCCCCGCCCTCCTCGTCGCGGGCGCGATCGAGGCCCAGAGCGGTGGCTTCGCCGGCGCCCTCTCGCTCACCGAGCTGGCCGGCTCCCCCGCCGCGGCTCTGGCCGAGCCGGCCCACTGGCTGCGCGAGGCCGGCCGGCGCCTGGCCCAGTCGCTCACGGACGAGCGGGCCGGCAGGCAGTAG
- a CDS encoding siderophore-interacting protein — protein MPTTHFTVTGTSWITPSLRRVHLHSADLSAFAESGFADRYVKLVFPKPGVDYGDQVDVRALRGTVAPELLPDVRTYTALYPDVEAGTMAIDFVVHGDEGIAGPWAARAEVGDTLIANGPGGAYRPNPEADWHLLVGDESAVPAVSAALEALPQGAVARVVVLVESAAHEPELPLPANATVTFVHRDGDTAEGLLEAAVRGVEWLDGRVHAFVHGEAEEVMRGLRPYLRTERGLAREQLSISGYWRRGRSEDGFREWKAALAEEDGEPRERGGRPRGGR, from the coding sequence GTGCCGACCACCCATTTCACCGTCACCGGGACGTCGTGGATCACCCCCTCGCTCCGGCGCGTGCACCTGCACAGCGCCGACCTCTCCGCCTTCGCGGAGAGCGGCTTCGCCGACCGTTATGTGAAGCTCGTCTTCCCGAAGCCCGGCGTCGACTACGGCGACCAGGTCGATGTGCGCGCGCTGCGCGGCACCGTCGCCCCGGAGCTCCTGCCCGACGTCCGCACCTACACGGCGCTGTACCCCGATGTCGAGGCCGGCACGATGGCCATCGACTTCGTCGTGCACGGCGACGAGGGCATCGCCGGCCCGTGGGCGGCGCGGGCCGAGGTCGGCGACACCCTGATCGCCAACGGGCCGGGCGGCGCCTACCGGCCGAACCCGGAGGCGGACTGGCACCTGCTCGTCGGCGACGAGTCGGCCGTGCCGGCCGTCTCCGCCGCGCTGGAGGCGCTGCCCCAGGGCGCCGTGGCCCGGGTGGTGGTGCTCGTCGAGTCGGCCGCCCACGAGCCGGAGCTGCCGCTGCCCGCGAACGCGACGGTCACCTTCGTGCACCGCGACGGCGACACCGCGGAGGGCCTGCTCGAGGCCGCGGTGCGCGGCGTGGAGTGGCTGGACGGCCGCGTGCACGCCTTCGTGCACGGCGAGGCCGAGGAGGTCATGCGCGGCCTGCGCCCCTACCTGCGCACGGAGCGCGGTCTGGCCCGCGAGCAGCTCTCGATCTCTGGCTACTGGCGCCGCGGCCGCAGCGAGGACGGCTTCCGCGAGTGGAAGGCCGCCCTCGCCGAGGAGGACGGCGAGCCGCGCGAGCGCGGCGGCCGGCCCCGCGGAGGCCGGTAG